One Azospirillum sp. B510 genomic window carries:
- a CDS encoding glutathione S-transferase family protein has product MLTLYSFPTPNGHKASILLEELGLPYAVHRVDLALGENKRPDFLAISPITKIPALVEDLPGGRMRRLFGSGAILLHFAERTGRLLPEDEDERAEAMSWFMLGVSDLGPTAIDMQRFAARSPDRIPHAIDLYKGELMRCYAALEERLGKAEHLAGESYSIADIACFPFIAAAAVAGGGLLERFPNLKRWHDAVGARPAVRRGMAVPDISTPD; this is encoded by the coding sequence ATGCTCACGCTCTACAGCTTCCCCACGCCCAACGGACACAAGGCCTCGATCCTGCTGGAGGAGCTGGGGCTGCCCTACGCCGTCCACCGCGTCGATCTGGCCCTCGGCGAGAACAAGCGGCCCGACTTCCTGGCGATCAGCCCGATCACCAAGATCCCGGCCCTGGTCGAGGATCTGCCGGGCGGCCGGATGCGCCGCCTGTTCGGGTCCGGCGCCATCCTGCTGCATTTCGCCGAACGCACCGGCCGGCTGCTGCCGGAGGATGAGGACGAGCGGGCGGAGGCGATGAGCTGGTTCATGCTGGGCGTCAGCGATCTCGGCCCGACCGCCATCGACATGCAGCGCTTCGCCGCCCGCTCCCCCGACCGCATCCCCCACGCCATCGACCTGTACAAGGGCGAGCTGATGCGCTGCTACGCCGCGCTGGAGGAACGGCTCGGCAAGGCGGAGCATCTGGCGGGCGAGTCCTATTCCATCGCCGACATCGCCTGCTTCCCCTTCATCGCCGCGGCGGCGGTGGCCGGCGGCGGGCTACTGGAGCGTTTTCCCAACCTGAAGCGCTGGCATGACGCCGTCGGGGCGAGGCCGGCGGTCCGGCGCGGAATGGCGGTTCCCGACATCAGCACCCCCGATTAG
- a CDS encoding DUF1272 domain-containing protein — protein sequence MLDLRPNCECCDRDLPPDAADAYICSFECTFCADCRARLPGERCPNCGGELVRRPIRPAATLAGNPPSAVRIVKPDGCAPLF from the coding sequence ATGCTGGACCTGCGCCCCAACTGCGAATGCTGCGACCGCGATCTGCCGCCGGACGCGGCGGACGCCTATATCTGTTCCTTCGAATGCACCTTCTGCGCCGACTGTCGCGCCCGGCTGCCGGGGGAACGCTGCCCGAACTGTGGCGGCGAGTTGGTAAGGCGGCCGATCCGCCCGGCCGCGACGCTGGCGGGCAACCCGCCGTCGGCGGTCAGGATCGTGAAGCCGGATGGCTGCGCGCCGCTGTTCTGA
- a CDS encoding HD domain-containing phosphohydrolase: MRHDDARPQTAGPVAKPPFRVLIVDPDPSLLALARSALDGLSIGGAGVTLTGAASAAEARDALLRHPDISLILLEIALEEPDAGLGLIACLRHELGNQRTRILVCTNQPDGGAETEDEAIAANDIGDWRRKSELTPHALRVAVAGQLRTFVSLQSLAAGRKGLARMLVATTGLLEMRTPDVLFPNILPRVVGLLGIGHHALLCIQGDTLPRDRRIRVRAATGRFARWAGGTNGKDIELAEIGEPQVEAALERLSPSSETIIEAGFCALRLRANVGITGMIYVEGRNDATARDWQLLELFRNKCSIAFENALLIEELNSSQKATVLAMGALAEYKDNAATGHLQRIETLVGSIARELYRRETFRDELDADFVEKVGLAALLHDVGMLSVSDETLSMPGELTGIDMQMIQRHTEIGHRILAEAAVPLRGRSLLSIAAEIARYHHERYDGSGYREGLSGTAIPIGARITAVADVFDALITHRQYRNAWAVEDAISWIAERAGRDFDPDVVDAFLQVVRRLQTDDPGWFPKAEDGAGMLGGAIGRKLRTLFGRRSETM; this comes from the coding sequence CGACCCCGACCCATCGTTGCTGGCCCTCGCCCGGTCGGCGCTCGACGGGCTCTCCATCGGCGGGGCCGGCGTCACGCTGACGGGCGCCGCCTCCGCCGCCGAGGCACGCGACGCCCTGCTGCGGCACCCCGACATCTCGCTGATCCTGTTGGAGATCGCGCTGGAGGAGCCTGACGCCGGGCTCGGACTGATCGCCTGTCTGCGGCACGAGCTGGGCAACCAGCGCACCCGCATCCTGGTCTGCACCAACCAACCGGACGGCGGGGCGGAGACGGAGGACGAGGCCATCGCCGCCAACGACATCGGCGACTGGCGCCGCAAGTCGGAGCTGACGCCGCACGCCCTGCGCGTCGCCGTCGCCGGCCAGCTGCGCACCTTCGTCAGCCTCCAGTCCCTGGCCGCCGGACGCAAGGGATTGGCGCGCATGCTGGTCGCCACCACCGGCCTGCTGGAGATGCGCACGCCCGACGTGCTGTTCCCCAACATCCTGCCGCGCGTGGTCGGGCTGCTCGGCATCGGCCATCACGCCCTGCTGTGCATCCAGGGCGACACGCTGCCGCGCGACCGCCGGATCCGCGTGCGTGCCGCCACCGGCCGTTTCGCCAGATGGGCCGGTGGGACCAATGGAAAGGATATCGAACTCGCGGAGATCGGCGAACCGCAGGTGGAGGCGGCGCTGGAGCGGCTGTCTCCCAGCAGCGAGACGATCATCGAGGCGGGCTTCTGCGCGCTCCGCCTGCGCGCCAATGTCGGGATCACCGGCATGATCTATGTCGAGGGCCGCAACGACGCCACCGCCCGCGACTGGCAGCTTCTGGAGCTGTTCCGCAACAAATGCTCCATCGCCTTCGAGAACGCGCTGCTGATCGAGGAGCTGAACAGCTCGCAGAAGGCCACCGTTCTGGCGATGGGGGCGCTGGCCGAATACAAGGACAACGCCGCCACCGGCCATCTCCAGCGCATCGAGACGCTGGTGGGCTCCATCGCCCGCGAGCTGTACCGGCGCGAGACGTTCCGCGACGAGCTGGATGCCGATTTCGTCGAGAAGGTCGGGCTGGCCGCCTTGCTGCACGATGTCGGCATGCTGAGCGTGTCGGACGAGACGCTCAGCATGCCCGGCGAGCTGACCGGCATCGACATGCAGATGATCCAGCGCCATACCGAGATCGGCCACCGCATCCTGGCCGAGGCGGCGGTGCCGCTGCGCGGCCGGTCGCTGCTGTCCATCGCGGCGGAGATCGCGCGCTACCACCATGAACGTTATGACGGATCGGGCTATCGCGAGGGGCTGAGCGGCACCGCCATTCCCATCGGCGCCCGCATCACGGCGGTGGCCGACGTGTTCGACGCGCTGATCACCCACCGCCAATACCGCAACGCCTGGGCGGTGGAGGACGCGATCTCCTGGATCGCCGAACGGGCGGGCCGCGATTTCGACCCCGATGTCGTCGATGCCTTCCTCCAGGTCGTCCGCCGCCTCCAGACCGACGATCCCGGCTGGTTCCCCAAGGCGGAGGACGGCGCGGGCATGCTGGGCGGCGCCATCGGCCGCAAGCTCCGCACCCTCTTCGGCCGCCGGTCGGAAACGATGTAG